TTGCGCTTGGTTCTGTCTAGAGCTAGCAACCACCCGCTCCAGATAAACATGCAGAAGAAGTGTGAAAATGCCAGCCATAAAAAGAGCGTAAAGAAGAACGCCTCCCCTAACCTGTTTTTTCAAAAGCATAAACAAAACTCCTTTGTAGCCCATTTTTAAGAGTCACTTGGATGGTGACTATCTGGTTATTTTGGCTAATTGTACTAGCTTTTACATTAAAAAGCATGGGTTGGTAGCCTCGACCGTCAGCATTTGTTTTTCGAAAATCAGTAGCACTTGATAGTCCAAAAGCTAAGTCTTGATTATCCTGCTTGACATAGAGTTTGTTCCCCTCTACCTTTACCAACTGACAACCTTCTAATTCTGCCTCCATTTGTTGAACGAATAGAAGCCAGTCTTGGCTTTCTTGTTGCTTGACCTGCTTAACATTGCTCACCAATACTGTGGTCAGACCTTGATAAACTTGAACTGAACCAGCAATCACCAACAAGGCCACTAGACATTCCAAGAGGGTAAAAGCACGAACCTTGCTATTGAGAGACATGAATAATCTCCTTTCCTGATTCATAAACCGCGATACCTTGCTGGCTACGTTTTACCGTCACTGTGATGCCATTTAAGGTCAACTGATCCTGTTTGGTCTGAACTGCCATGGTTGCCACACTCAAGACCTCCTGTTGGTGGAGATTCCTAGCCATTAGCCTACGATTGGTATTGATCTGATCCAAGATAAGACCACTGACGAGTACTAAGACAGCCATTGCTACCAAGCTTTCGATAAGAATATAGCCTCTAAGAGACCGTCTTTTTATATTTACCGCTGCCCATGTTAAGCTGATAGGTCACCACCTCCTTATCACTTGAAAAACGAATCTTTGTGAGGCTAGAGTTGCCTCCTTTGGCATCAAACACTAGCGTCTGCCCCTTATCCAGATGTATATTTTTAGGAATCACCAGACTTGATTTTCCGTTACTGATTTTATCCTTGGACAACTGCAATTCAACATTTGACCCTTCCGCCGCTGCCAAGCGCTGACTATCTCGGTATAGGTACTCAAAGCGCAGATAAAAAAGATTAGTCTCAACCTGCTGAAAAATACCTGTGACTGAGCCTGATAAACTCAGAGTGAGAAAGGCAACCACTGCTAGAGTCACCAGACTCTCCAACAAGGTAAAGGCTCTAATTGGCCACTGAACGGCTTTCGCCACCATGTTTCGCATAGTAATCATTGTATGAATCTGCCTGTTTTTGCGTGATTTGACCTTCTGAAACAAGAGCGGCTAAGCTAGCTGTCTTGTTATTCTTCATTTCATAAAGTTCTGCTTGAGAATCCACGACCTTGACCACAGCCGCATTTCCAGTCTCTTTAACAGAATCCTTCTGCTTGCTCAAGTTAGGTACAAAGAGCAAAAGGAGAATACTGATAATGAGAAGCACGACCAGCATTTCAATCAGCGTAAAAGCACGTAATTTAACGGCCTTCAATTTTTTCAACATCATTTTCATGACATCATTCCTTCCATATTTTGATACATTGGTAATAGCATGGCTGCATAGATCATTACAATCACGACAGCAACAATAACAAAAATGAGGGGTTGCACAAAGGTTGTTGCCTTATTAAGACGGTTAAAGAAAGCCTGCCAAACCTCTTCAGCATAGACTTCTAACTCATAGCCCAACCTAGCATTAGCCTCTCCATAAGCAATAATTAAGGATAGTTCCTTAGTGAAGAAAGGGTGACTAGCAATACGGTCAGGAAAACTCTGTCCTAGCATCAAGGCTTCTTCTAAATCAGCCCCCAGCTCACGAAAAAGCTTGGACTTTTGCTCTTTCATTAGAGCAACTAAGTCTAGCAAGTCAATACCTTGCCCTAAGAGATTTCCCCATTCCCTAGCATAATAGGCAGTCGTATATAGCCTGACAGTTTGCCCTATAAAAGGGATTTTTGCCATTCGTCGATAAAAGACAAGAGCTGGCTGGCGTTTGACCCATAGGTAGAGAATTAAGCTTAATACAAGAAGTCCGCACAAAGTCGCAAAAAAGAGCTGGGGAAAAATCTGAACCAACTGTACAGCCCAATTCTCCTTACCATCCCCCTCTAACAGTTGAGGTAAAAGATAATTTTTGAGCCCCAACATAATCAGAATCAGGAAACCCAGAAGTAGAATAGGGTAGGTCGCTACCTCCATGAGTTTCTTACGAACCTTGGTCATACGAAGCATATAGGTTTCAATCTTGGTTAAACTCCCTAGAAGGTTACCGTGCTTATCAGCAAGGGCAATCTGAGTAACAATATTGTCCGAAAAGCCCACTGCCGCAAACATCTGGTCCAACCTATCGCCTCGCATTAAACTCGTTTTCATAAGAGACAAGGACGATTCTTTTAACAAGTGACTTCGCTCCAAAAAGGCTACGATTTCAGTCAAGGTAAACCCTGCCTTTAAAAGTTGTTTGAAAAGCTGGATAACCTTGAGTTGCTGATTAATCTTTAATTTTTTCCCCTTGGATATCCCCTTCAGTGAGATATCCTTGTTTAACCAAGCCTTCCAACTGCTGGTTCCAGCTGATTGACGAATGGCTTTGGAAATTTTCACTGGCAAAATCAATCACACCTCCTCCCTTAATCAGACGCATGTAGGCAATCCCTTGAAGGGCATTATCCAACTCAGACTTATCTACACCAAGGTCCAGAAGACGCTCATAAACACCTGCCACACTCTTTGCGTGAATAGTTGAAAGAACAGTCACTCCCGTCAGACTAGCTCTAATAACCGCTCGAGCAGTCTCCTTATCTCGAATTTCTCCAATAATCAAAACATCCGGGCGGTGACGCAGTGATAGCTTAATCAAATTATCATAGGTCATGTCAATTGCTTGATTCACCTGAAGTTGCAAAACATTATCCTGTTTAATTTCCACAGGATCCTCAATCGAAATCACCTGCTGCCCCTTAAAACGCTCCTGAACCAACTCATGCATAAGCGTAGTCTTTCCAGAACCAACGGGACCTGCAAAGAGATATAAGCCACGATAATCCAAAGCATCCATAATAGGCTGAATTCCTTGATTCCAGTACACTAATTCTCGACGTTCGGAATGTAGAACACGAATAACTAAACTTTCTAAGCCGCGATAATCCCCAACGGTAGACAAACGCAGAGAAACCTTTTGACCATCACCACAATCATAGTCACAGGAACCTAGTTGACTCCTACGCTTCTCACCCACCATCATTCCCGCCACAAATTTAAAGTGACCAATAAGACTAGCCATGAAATCAGGCCGATATACATCAATTAATCTCCTCTCCTGGCCAACTCGCATATGGAGCTCGTAATTATCCTGACGTGGAATGACATAGATGTCTTGAGCCCCACAACTATCAGCATTTTTGATCATTTCCTTAGCAAATTCTGTTACCATAAGGACCTCCTCATAGACCTATTCGTAAAAAGTTTAAGAAAATGAAAAAAAGCTCGAGAATTTCGAGCTTCTGCATTATTTAACGTTTAATTTTACAGTGGGCATGATTTGGAAGGTCATTTCGCTTTTCATATCCCGGACGGTATTTTTCCTCAGGAATTTCCTGCCAATCATCCAAAAGAGCAATCGATTGATAGACCTGCAGGTATTCGTCACACTCCTCACACCAGTGCTTATCCTCTTGATCCCAAAAAGCAGTCATGACACTACTGCGGCTGATATAACTTGGCAAGGTTTCTTCCATCGCAAACCAAAGTTTTTTATAGTACTTGAGGGCATCGTAAAAATTTTCAAATTCCTTAGTACTGATGATATCCTCTTGCCAGCCTTCTAGGAACCACCACGGTTCCAAATCCCCTTTCATTTCAACTACTTGGTACATTT
Above is a window of Streptococcus salivarius DNA encoding:
- the comGE gene encoding competence type IV pilus minor pilin ComGE; this translates as MAVLVLVSGLILDQINTNRRLMARNLHQQEVLSVATMAVQTKQDQLTLNGITVTVKRSQQGIAVYESGKEIIHVSQ
- the comGB gene encoding competence type IV pilus assembly protein ComGB encodes the protein MPVKISKAIRQSAGTSSWKAWLNKDISLKGISKGKKLKINQQLKVIQLFKQLLKAGFTLTEIVAFLERSHLLKESSLSLMKTSLMRGDRLDQMFAAVGFSDNIVTQIALADKHGNLLGSLTKIETYMLRMTKVRKKLMEVATYPILLLGFLILIMLGLKNYLLPQLLEGDGKENWAVQLVQIFPQLFFATLCGLLVLSLILYLWVKRQPALVFYRRMAKIPFIGQTVRLYTTAYYAREWGNLLGQGIDLLDLVALMKEQKSKLFRELGADLEEALMLGQSFPDRIASHPFFTKELSLIIAYGEANARLGYELEVYAEEVWQAFFNRLNKATTFVQPLIFVIVAVVIVMIYAAMLLPMYQNMEGMMS
- the comGC gene encoding competence type IV pilus major pilin ComGC; translation: MKKLKAVKLRAFTLIEMLVVLLIISILLLLFVPNLSKQKDSVKETGNAAVVKVVDSQAELYEMKNNKTASLAALVSEGQITQKQADSYNDYYAKHGGESRSVAN
- the comGA gene encoding competence type IV pilus ATPase ComGA; the protein is MVTEFAKEMIKNADSCGAQDIYVIPRQDNYELHMRVGQERRLIDVYRPDFMASLIGHFKFVAGMMVGEKRRSQLGSCDYDCGDGQKVSLRLSTVGDYRGLESLVIRVLHSERRELVYWNQGIQPIMDALDYRGLYLFAGPVGSGKTTLMHELVQERFKGQQVISIEDPVEIKQDNVLQLQVNQAIDMTYDNLIKLSLRHRPDVLIIGEIRDKETARAVIRASLTGVTVLSTIHAKSVAGVYERLLDLGVDKSELDNALQGIAYMRLIKGGGVIDFASENFQSHSSISWNQQLEGLVKQGYLTEGDIQGEKIKD
- the comGF gene encoding competence type IV pilus minor pilin ComGF, with translation MSLNSKVRAFTLLECLVALLVIAGSVQVYQGLTTVLVSNVKQVKQQESQDWLLFVQQMEAELEGCQLVKVEGNKLYVKQDNQDLAFGLSSATDFRKTNADGRGYQPMLFNVKASTISQNNQIVTIQVTLKNGLQRSFVYAFEKTG
- the comGD gene encoding competence type IV pilus minor pilin ComGD produces the protein MRNMVAKAVQWPIRAFTLLESLVTLAVVAFLTLSLSGSVTGIFQQVETNLFYLRFEYLYRDSQRLAAAEGSNVELQLSKDKISNGKSSLVIPKNIHLDKGQTLVFDAKGGNSSLTKIRFSSDKEVVTYQLNMGSGKYKKTVS
- a CDS encoding DUF1033 family protein; protein product: MYQVVEMKGDLEPWWFLEGWQEDIISTKEFENFYDALKYYKKLWFAMEETLPSYISRSSVMTAFWDQEDKHWCEECDEYLQVYQSIALLDDWQEIPEEKYRPGYEKRNDLPNHAHCKIKR